One region of Octopus bimaculoides isolate UCB-OBI-ISO-001 unplaced genomic scaffold, ASM119413v2 Scaffold_227697, whole genome shotgun sequence genomic DNA includes:
- the LOC128251557 gene encoding uncharacterized protein LOC128251557: protein MMTMSRNKMILLLTLITWCCNNLQVKSDLFIRSYNAHRTQFDAFVYNSLEDVNEEKPHLVTPCETVVNRSDDKSRYPKYVYHGRCKSLGGQCGQSTKKVHMLVPGNASALKSEYRDDFVPYTIEVVTINTTCVQRRPDKLLQTETKIH from the exons atgatgacaatgtcaaGAAATAAG ATGATCCTGTTGCTTACTCTGATCACGTGGTGTTGTAACAACCTGCAAGTGAAATCCGACTTATTCATCAGATCGTACAACGCCCATCGCACACAGTTTGATGCATTTGTTTACAATTCACTCGAGGATGTCAACGAAGAGAAGCCTCATTTGGTCACCCCATGTGAAACCGTGGTAAATCGTTCAGACGATAAATCGCGCTACCCGAAATATGTATACCACGGCCGCTGCAAATCTTTAGGGGGCCAGTGCGGACAGTCGACCAAAAAGGTCCATATGTTGGTTCCAGGCAACGCTTCCGCCCTGAAGAGCGAGTATCGGGATGATTTCGTGCCCTACACTATTGAAGTAGTCACTATAAATACGACGTGTGTTCAAAGACGACCTGACAAGTTATTGCAAACCGAAACAAAAATACAT